In one window of Solanum pennellii chromosome 2, SPENNV200 DNA:
- the LOC107009558 gene encoding protein HEAT-STRESS-ASSOCIATED 32, with protein sequence MAAYRWKSFNDDGDRPEKPRRYGVTEMKGPNYSLFSRGLLEDVFESMGHFVDGLKLCDGSHTVMPKNYIKEVTDMAHKHNVYVSSGDSADQMLRRGPSSLKEYIEECKQLGFDSIELDVASLGLPEETLLRYVRLIKSSGLRAKPQFSVKFNKSDIAFAGDRAFGAYVIPAPQTSEMVEDVDLLVRRAERCLEAGADMIMINADDLCRQAGLLRSDIVAKIVGRLGLEKTMFEASNPKISEWFVKRYGPKVNLIVDHSQVMDLECLRGRNLGQNHSSVLGRSYFLL encoded by the exons ATGGCAGCGTACAGGTGGAAGAGTTTCAACGATGATGGCGATCGTCCTGAGAAACCTCGTCGCTACGGCGTTACAGAAATGAAGGGTCCCAACTATTCCCTTTTCTCGAGAGGCCTTCTTGAG GATGTTTTCGAGTCTATGGGTCATTTTGTTGATGGGCTAAAACTATGTGATGGATCCCATACTGTGATGCCAAAGAATTACATCAAAGAAGTGACTGATATGGCACATAAACACAATGTTTATGTTAGCTCTGGTGATTCCGCAGATCAAATGCTTCGCCGAGGTCCTTCTTCTCTTAAAGAATATATTGAG GAATGTAAGCAATTGGGGTTTGATTCAATTGAGCTTGATGTTGCATCACTTGGTTTACCTGAGGAGACCCTCTTGAGATATGTGAGGCTGATTAAGAGCAGTGGGCTCAGGGCTAAGCCTCAGTTCTCTGTCAAGTTTAATAAGTCTGATATAGCCTTCGCCGGTGACAGAGCTTTTGGGGCTTACGTGATTCCAGCACCTCAAACCTCTG AGATGGTTGAAGATGTGGATCTTTTGGTCAGAAGGGCAGAGAGATGCTTAGAAGCTGGGGCAGACATGATAATGATCAATGCTGATGATTTATGTAGGCAGGCTGGTTTACTAAGATCAGATATTGTTGCGAAGATTGTGGGTCGTCTTGGACTTGAGAAAACTATGTTTGAGGCATCAAATCCTAAAATCTCTGAGTGGTTTGTCAAACGTTATGGTCCAAAG GTTAATCTTATCGTGGACCACTCACAAGTAATGGATCTGGAATGCCTCAGAGGACGTAACCTGGGTCAAAATCACTCATCTGTACTTGGCAGGTCATATTTTTTGCTCTGA